The nucleotide sequence TGGACGCGCTCGGGAATGTCGATCAGGTCTTTGATGAGTGTCATGGGAGGGCTACAGCTAGTCGTTTAGGATAAAAGGTGATGTAAGTCTATGGACTCTGTTCTGGCTTATTGATATCCTGCTGTGTCAGGTATTCTTCTGGGGACTGGGCAATGCTTTCCTCCGCAAGCGGTTGATTGACTAACACTTGCATCGGCAGTAGTTTTTCGGTACGGCTCAAGGGTTGAACGTTTTGAATGAATGGCTCTAATGTCATGATTTGTCTGACTCCTGAGCGTCGTTTTCTGCCTGGTTGAGCATGGCCTGAATGATAGGTTTTAGTCGTTGTAAATCTTGCTGGCAGGTGGTCCATAGGACGTCTAGCTTGACGCCGAAGTAGGCATGGATTAGCTTATCTCGCATACCAGTGATGCCTTTCCAGGGAATGTCTGGGTACGGCTCTGTGAGGGAGGTCGGAAGCTTCTTGGTGGCCTCGCCGATGACTTCAATGGCGCGGGTGAGTGCAAAGATGGTTTTTTCATCGGCTTCAAATTCGTCGAAGGCCATACCGTCTACGAATCGTTCGGCTGCGGCAATATGCGTCAAGATATCTTGCAGATAGTCGCGACTATCTCGTCTAGTCATAGATAGATAACCTCCTGCAAAATCCTTTGGCCGATGTTGGCTTTGAGGGCATCTTTCATCACTAGATCGACTTTTTTGCCGAGGGTATCGCTGAGTTGGTTTTCGAGATGGCAGAAGGTAAATAGCCCAAATCGAAAGTTGGGATCGAATTCGACTAAGACATCGACATCGCTGTCGTCGGTTTGCTCGCCCCGTACATAGGAGCCAAAAATACCGAGCTGGCTAATATGGTAGTCCTTCTGAAGGGTTGGCTTCAGTTGAGTGAGTTGGGTTTTGAGGGTTTCCAGGGGGTCCATAGGGGTCGATTTTATTTTCCATTGTGGAGCAGAATTACTTTTGTCTTTTACGCTTCTGTTTGCCTTGGGTTTTAGGTGGCTTCCAGGCGCGGAGCTCATCTAGGGTTTTGT is from Synechococcus sp. PCC 7336 and encodes:
- a CDS encoding DUF86 domain-containing protein: MTRRDSRDYLQDILTHIAAAERFVDGMAFDEFEADEKTIFALTRAIEVIGEATKKLPTSLTEPYPDIPWKGITGMRDKLIHAYFGVKLDVLWTTCQQDLQRLKPIIQAMLNQAENDAQESDKS
- a CDS encoding nucleotidyltransferase family protein; protein product: MDPLETLKTQLTQLKPTLQKDYHISQLGIFGSYVRGEQTDDSDVDVLVEFDPNFRFGLFTFCHLENQLSDTLGKKVDLVMKDALKANIGQRILQEVIYL